The nucleotide sequence GTACTTTATTATGGGCATGGACTCATTATTGTCATTTACCCAATGGCATCGTTGGCAAGAAATACTGACTTTATGCAATTTAGTTGTCAATATCCGCCCAGGTTATCCGCACTTAGCGCTAGCGTCGGCACTTGATCCAACACTAGCATCTCGCCTAATTTATAATATTGCACAACTTCAGCAACAAAAGGTTGGACAAATAATCCTGCATGAAAGTACACCCGTTGATATCTCCTCAACAAGTATCAGAGAAAAAATAAAAGCGAAATTAGACTACCGTCAACACCTTCCTGAACTTGTATTTAACTATATTGAGCATCATAAGCTCTACCGATAACCCTAGTATTTATTCAATAACTCATCAGCAATTAGTCTGTTTTATCTGTATTTACAGTAAAACATGCGAAATAAATCATTAGTTGTGCAAAAAACCTGCAATTGGTGACATTAGACTGTTAACTGACAAACAAAATAATGCTATTATCGCGGATTATTGTTAATTATAGAGATCCCACTTTGCAAAGTTCAGACCTAATTACTTTTGTTACCGAAAAAATCGAAGACATGAAAGGCCGCGATATCGTCATACTAGATATATCTAAAAAGTCGAGTTTCGCTGACTACATGTTAGTTTGCTCTGGTAATTCAAAACGCCACGTTATTTCCATCGCACAATCATTGACTATTGAATGTCGTGCTGCCGGCCTTGAAGCCTTAGGTGTTGAAGGAACAGATATCGGTGAGTGGTCTTTAGTCGATTTAGGTGATGTAGTTGTTCATGTAATGACCGATGAAATTCGCGATCGTTACCAACTAGAACAACTATGGGAATAGTTTAAAGTATAATGCGCATTACCTTATATGCTGTTGGTAATAAAATGCCAGCATGGGTTAGTCAAGGATTTAGCGAATATTGCCGTAGATTCCCTCGTGATATGAGTTTCCATTTAGTGGAAATTTCACCAGGGAAACGCGGTAAAAATGCCGATATTGCTCGTATTCTTGAAAAAGAAGGTGAGCTAATGCTCGCGGCCATTCCTAAAGGTAATCGCATTGTAACATTAGAGGTTGAAGGTAAACCTTGGACTACGCCAGACCTTGCTAAACAGCTTGAACGTTGGCATGTTGACAGCCGAGATGTCGCATTACTTGTTGGTGGGCCTGAAGGTCTTGCTCCAGCTTGTATTCAAGCATCAGAGCAAAAATGGTCATTGTCACCACTGACATTGCCACACCCTATGGTAAGAATTGTTGTCGCGGAGAGTCTTTATCGCGCATGGTCAATTAATAATAACCACCCTTATCATCGAGAATAGATAATGGCACCAAAAAAACGCGTCGCCATTAGAAATCATAGCGCTGAAGCTAACTTATTTGCTCGTCGTACTTTTATCACTTTTGTTGCTGTAGTCATTCTATCATTAGTACTATTTAGTAATATTTACGACCTGGAAGTTAATTCATATAAAAAGTACCAAACTCGCTCTAATTCAAACCGTATCAAACTTTTGCCTGTTGCCCCTAACCGAGGCTTAATTTACGATAGAAACGGTGTGCTACTCGCTGATAATACGCCAGTTTACAGTTTAGAAGTGGTGCCTGAGCAAGTAAAATATATTAAAAAAAGCTTATCTGAAATTAGCCAACTGTTAGATATTAGCCAAGAAAAACAAGATAAATTACTCAAAGCTTTAAAAAGTAAACGTCGCTTCAAACCCCTGGAGTTACACTCTCGCTTAAGTGAACAACAAGTCGCTTTATTCTCGGTCAGTCAGCACAAATTTCCTGGTTTTTTTATCGATGCACGTTTAAAACGTTATTATCCTTTTGCAGATCTAACCACCCATTCACTTGGCTATGTCGCACGTATTAACAGCCGAGATTCGCTCGCTCTAGAAAAACAAGGCTTAGCTGAAAATTACGCCGCAACGCGTAATATCGGTAAACTAGGCTTAGAAAAATATTACCAAGACATTCTGCACGGAACGATTGGTCACCAAGAAGTTGAAATTAACAATTTAGGTCGAATCATTCGCACCTTAGATTTCACTCCCCCTATTCCAGGTAAAGACCTAACTTTAACCTTAGATATTGAATTACAAATGATCGCCAAACGGGCTCTTTCAGGAAAGCGTGGCGCAGTTGTCGCCATCGATCCAAGAGATGGCGGCGTGCTGGCGATGTATTCAAACCCAAGTTTTGATGGCAATCTTTTTGTGCACGGTATCAGTAGTAAAAAATACAAAAAACTTTTAGCTCCGGAAAGTAATAAACCCTTACTCAATCGTGCGGTGCAAGGTTATCCGCCAGCTTCAACGATTAAACCTTTATTGGCACTGACCGGTTTAGATGCAGGTGTGATCACCCCAGAAACAGAAATATATGACCCTGGTTTTTATCAACTTCCCGGTATCGAGACTAAACGACGTGACTGGAAAAAGTGGGGCCACGGTAAAGTTGATTTAAATAAATCATTGGAGCAGTCATGTAATGTTTATTACTACGACTTAGCCTATAAACTTGGTATTACCCGTATTAGCAAAATGATGGAAAGATTTGGCTTTGGTGAATACACAGGGATTGATCTCCACGAAGAAAGCCGTGCCATTATGCCAAGCATCGAGTGGAAGCGAGCCCGTTATAATAAAAGTTGGTATACCGGTGAAACACTATCAGTTGGTATAGGGCAAAGCTATTGGTCGGTTACACCATTACAGTTATCGCAGGCTGTGTCTATATTGGTCAACAAAGGGAAAATCAAAGTTCCTCATTTGTTGAAATCAACCAGTGAGATGATGGTTGATCCAACGAGTAAGACCATGCAATCTTCAGTTGTTACCGACTATGTTGTCGATGAAAAACGCCCTATTACGCTAAAAAACAACGACAATTGGGATGTTGTTCTAGACGGTTTACATAACACAGTACAAAAATTTGGTGCGACAGGCTATAGTGCTTTTAAAGGCAGTAAGTACGATGCAGCAGGTAAAACTGGCTCAGCACAAACTGCTAACATTGCGCAAGATGCAGAGTATGACGCGACCAAAGTTAAAGAAAGTAAACGTGATAATGCCATGTTTATTGCTTTCGCACCTTACGAAAACCCAGAGATTGTCATTGCTGTTGCCATTGAAAATGTCGCTAAAGGCGGTGGTGGTACCAATGCTGGTCCTGTGGCACGTCAAATAATGGATCAATATTTTGGCGACCGTGAAATTGTTAGTAAAGACCCATCGAAACATCCAAATCATGACAATGTTTACCAACAAAACATTGAAAGTAAAGCAGGTACTCCTTAGTGCGTAACAACAGACATGATCAAGAGAAACAACGTACGTTGTGGCAGCGTTTGCATATTGATTTACCACTGCTATGTGGCATTTTAACGTTAATGACATTAGGGTTATTCGTTGTTTACAGCGCGGGTGGGCAAGAGATGTCAGTATTAATACGCCATGCAAAACGTGTTGGTGTCGCACTGCTGGTGATGTTTATTGTCGCGCAAATTCCTCCCTTGTCATATCGTAAATGGGCGGTACCGGTTTTCATCGTCGGACTAATGCTATTAACTGCGGTTTTACTATTTGGTCATGTTGGGAAAGGTGCGCAACGTTGGTTAGATTTGGGCATCACTAAATTTCAACCATCCGAAATAATGAAACTCGTGGTGCCAATAATGATTGCTTGGTACGTCAGTCAGCATGATTTACCCACCCGAATATCCAAAATCATCTTTGCTTTCATTTTGGTGCTAATACCCACCTTACTTATTGCAAAGCAACCTGACTTAGGCACCTCATTACTAATAGCCAGCTCTGGTATTTTCGTTATATTTCTTGCTGGTGCAAGTTGGAAACTGATAGGTACTTGTGTAGGTTTAGCTTCAGCATTTGCGCCTGTTTTATGGATGTTTTTGATGAAGCCTTATCAAAAACAGCGCGTGTTAACCTTTTTAAACCCTGAACAAGACCCTCTCGGATCGGGCTACCATATTATCCAATCTAAAATTGCGATTGGCTCTGGTGGACTGCAAGGTAAGGGCTGGTTGCAAGGTACTCAATCACAACTAGAGTTTTTACCTGAACGTCATACTGACTTTATTTTCGCGGTATTTAGTGAAGAGTTTGGCTTGATCGGGGTCAGCATATTATTGACCGTATATTTAGCGATTGTTATGCGAGGATTGTGGATTGCTACTCATGCTCAACATGCCTTTACTAAGTTGTTAGCCGGTAGTTTAACGCTGACCTTCTTTGTTTATGTTTTTGTCAATATTGGTATGGTTTCAGGCTTATTACCTGTTGTTGGTGTACCATTACCTTTAGTAAGTTATGGCGGTACGTCAATGGTGACATTATTGGCTGGCTTTGGCATCATTATGGCGGTAAGTACGCATAGACGATTTAACATCTAGTGCAAGTAATTAATCGATTTAATAGCGCTTATAGCTCAAGTAAAAGTAGAATTTACAGATATTTATGGTAAAACTAAACGTCCTTCCATCGCTCTATTTATGTATGCTTGTTGTACTGCTATCTGCATGTAGTACTTATAATGGTCGATACCAACAAAAATATGATAGCACGCCAAAACGCTTACCTAGCGCTAGCGAACTTCATAATGCGACACCTCGAGCTGAGCAACACAGTCGTGGCGGCAATAAAGATTATCAAGTGCGAGGCAAGCACTATAAAGTATTAAAAAGTGCTGAAAGTTTTCAACAAACAGGTATTGCCTCTTGGTATGGCCGCAAGTTTCATGGCCATTTAACCTCTAATGGTGAAATTTATGACATGTACGCAATGAGCGCCGCACATAAAAATTTACCCTTACCGACCTATTTAAAAGTCGTTAACAATGACAATGGACAATCAGTTGTTGTTAGAGTTAATGATCGCGGTCCTTTTCATGCCAGTCGCATTATCGACTTATCTTATAGCGCTGCATATAAACTAGACATGCTAAAAACGGGCACTGCAAATGTAACCGTTACGGCAGTCACTGACTTTAGTGTTCAGGGTTTGAAACAATTGGAGCCAGGCAATTCATCAATAAACCAAACAACTAGTCCCTCTCCCCGTTTCAATGAACCTATTTCCACTCCTGATAATACTTTAGCAACGGTAGATATTAATACGGACAAAGTAACAGAATCAGTTAGTGCCTTAACAAATGTAGCGGGTAATACGTCAACCGTAGCAAGCAAAGCCTTAAAAGGCGAATATATACAGGTATTTGCAAGTAGTAGTAATATACAAGCAAAAAAAATTGCCAATGAACTTTCGGCGCAATATCAAATAAATACGCTGTTAGAGAAAAAAAATGGAATTTTTCGTGTTCTTGCTGGTCCGATAGAGCGTAGCGATGAATTAACGCGATTATTATTAGCGATTAAGAAAAATAAACACCCTAAAGCATTTATTCGAAAGTGATCTTAAATCATCTTAGAGGATTAAGTATTAGCTAGCAGCATTAAGTTTTTTTGCTTTAGTCGCCTATAAAACAATTTAGAGCGTACAAATAATTAACAAAATTCATTAACTGTAACAAATTACCCCATTAGAATTCAAAACGAAAAATGCTATACTTCACAAAGTTTTATACCGTTTTTATAATTTCCACTAAACAATAGCGCCGCAGGACAATTATGCCCCAAATGAAAGTTACTCGAATCCCTAAAACCTCAACAAAGTTACTTACTTTTCTAGGCTCTGTTTTATTGAGTGTTTGCTCTCTTTCTCAAGCACAAACCATTATTCCCTCAGCACCAGAAGTAAACGCTAAAGGTCATATTTTAATTGACTACACTACCGGTAAAGTTATTGCACAAAGCAATGCCGATATTTTACTAGCGCCAGCAAGCTTAACTAAGATGATGACTAGCTACATCATAGGTAAAGAGCTCGACAGCGGTAATATCAAAAATGAAGATGTCGTTAAGATTAGTGAAAAAGCTTGGGCGAAAAACTTCCCTGATTCATCAAAAATGTTTATTGAAGTTGGTACTGAAGTACCAGTGAGTTTACTCAACCAAGGTATTATTGTCGCGTCAGGTAATGACGCCTGTGTGGCGATGGCTGAACATATTGCCGGTAGCGAAGATGCTTTTGCACAGTTAATGAATGCCCATGCCGAACAATTAGGCATGCACAGTAGTTTCTTTGAAAATAGTCATGGTTTAGATAGTAAAGAACACAAAACTACCGCCCGTGATATGGCAACATTAGCGATTGCTCTTATTCGTGATGTACCTAATGAGTATAAGCTGTACAGCCAAAAATCATTTACTTATAACAACATTAAGCAGTACAACCGCAATAGTTTATTGTGGGATAAAAGCATGAATGTTGATGGTTTAAAAACGGGTCATACATCACAAGCAGGTTACAGCTTAGTTACCTCAGCAACTAAAGGCGATATGCGTTTAGTGAGTGTAGTAATGGGCACAGAAAGCGAACGAGCGCGTAAAGTTGAAAGTAAAAAGTTATTAAACTACGGCTTCCGTTTTTTCGAAACTTATACTCCTTATAAAGCAGGTGAAAAATTTGTTAGTGACCGTGTTTGGATGGGCGACCAAAAGGAAGTTGATTTAGGTATTATGGTTGACACCCCTATTACTATTCCTCGTGGCCAGCGTAAAAACTTACAGGCAAATTTTGAATTAGATAAGCAA is from Colwellia sp. Arc7-635 and encodes:
- the nadD gene encoding nicotinate-nucleotide adenylyltransferase, which produces MSITKPNSPQLIALLGGTFDPIHLGHILPAQETAQWLGAKELHLIPAHIPPHKNTTHANATQRAEMVSLVCQQNNVFTLDSRELNRHCPSYTVDTLHEIKAEQPKADLYFIMGMDSLLSFTQWHRWQEILTLCNLVVNIRPGYPHLALASALDPTLASRLIYNIAQLQQQKVGQIILHESTPVDISSTSIREKIKAKLDYRQHLPELVFNYIEHHKLYR
- the rsfS gene encoding ribosome silencing factor, whose protein sequence is MQSSDLITFVTEKIEDMKGRDIVILDISKKSSFADYMLVCSGNSKRHVISIAQSLTIECRAAGLEALGVEGTDIGEWSLVDLGDVVVHVMTDEIRDRYQLEQLWE
- the rlmH gene encoding 23S rRNA (pseudouridine(1915)-N(3))-methyltransferase RlmH: MRITLYAVGNKMPAWVSQGFSEYCRRFPRDMSFHLVEISPGKRGKNADIARILEKEGELMLAAIPKGNRIVTLEVEGKPWTTPDLAKQLERWHVDSRDVALLVGGPEGLAPACIQASEQKWSLSPLTLPHPMVRIVVAESLYRAWSINNNHPYHRE
- the mrdA gene encoding penicillin-binding protein 2; the encoded protein is MAPKKRVAIRNHSAEANLFARRTFITFVAVVILSLVLFSNIYDLEVNSYKKYQTRSNSNRIKLLPVAPNRGLIYDRNGVLLADNTPVYSLEVVPEQVKYIKKSLSEISQLLDISQEKQDKLLKALKSKRRFKPLELHSRLSEQQVALFSVSQHKFPGFFIDARLKRYYPFADLTTHSLGYVARINSRDSLALEKQGLAENYAATRNIGKLGLEKYYQDILHGTIGHQEVEINNLGRIIRTLDFTPPIPGKDLTLTLDIELQMIAKRALSGKRGAVVAIDPRDGGVLAMYSNPSFDGNLFVHGISSKKYKKLLAPESNKPLLNRAVQGYPPASTIKPLLALTGLDAGVITPETEIYDPGFYQLPGIETKRRDWKKWGHGKVDLNKSLEQSCNVYYYDLAYKLGITRISKMMERFGFGEYTGIDLHEESRAIMPSIEWKRARYNKSWYTGETLSVGIGQSYWSVTPLQLSQAVSILVNKGKIKVPHLLKSTSEMMVDPTSKTMQSSVVTDYVVDEKRPITLKNNDNWDVVLDGLHNTVQKFGATGYSAFKGSKYDAAGKTGSAQTANIAQDAEYDATKVKESKRDNAMFIAFAPYENPEIVIAVAIENVAKGGGGTNAGPVARQIMDQYFGDREIVSKDPSKHPNHDNVYQQNIESKAGTP
- the rodA gene encoding rod shape-determining protein RodA, with the protein product MRNNRHDQEKQRTLWQRLHIDLPLLCGILTLMTLGLFVVYSAGGQEMSVLIRHAKRVGVALLVMFIVAQIPPLSYRKWAVPVFIVGLMLLTAVLLFGHVGKGAQRWLDLGITKFQPSEIMKLVVPIMIAWYVSQHDLPTRISKIIFAFILVLIPTLLIAKQPDLGTSLLIASSGIFVIFLAGASWKLIGTCVGLASAFAPVLWMFLMKPYQKQRVLTFLNPEQDPLGSGYHIIQSKIAIGSGGLQGKGWLQGTQSQLEFLPERHTDFIFAVFSEEFGLIGVSILLTVYLAIVMRGLWIATHAQHAFTKLLAGSLTLTFFVYVFVNIGMVSGLLPVVGVPLPLVSYGGTSMVTLLAGFGIIMAVSTHRRFNI
- a CDS encoding septal ring lytic transglycosylase RlpA family protein, producing the protein MLVVLLSACSTYNGRYQQKYDSTPKRLPSASELHNATPRAEQHSRGGNKDYQVRGKHYKVLKSAESFQQTGIASWYGRKFHGHLTSNGEIYDMYAMSAAHKNLPLPTYLKVVNNDNGQSVVVRVNDRGPFHASRIIDLSYSAAYKLDMLKTGTANVTVTAVTDFSVQGLKQLEPGNSSINQTTSPSPRFNEPISTPDNTLATVDINTDKVTESVSALTNVAGNTSTVASKALKGEYIQVFASSSNIQAKKIANELSAQYQINTLLEKKNGIFRVLAGPIERSDELTRLLLAIKKNKHPKAFIRK
- a CDS encoding serine hydrolase encodes the protein MKVTRIPKTSTKLLTFLGSVLLSVCSLSQAQTIIPSAPEVNAKGHILIDYTTGKVIAQSNADILLAPASLTKMMTSYIIGKELDSGNIKNEDVVKISEKAWAKNFPDSSKMFIEVGTEVPVSLLNQGIIVASGNDACVAMAEHIAGSEDAFAQLMNAHAEQLGMHSSFFENSHGLDSKEHKTTARDMATLAIALIRDVPNEYKLYSQKSFTYNNIKQYNRNSLLWDKSMNVDGLKTGHTSQAGYSLVTSATKGDMRLVSVVMGTESERARKVESKKLLNYGFRFFETYTPYKAGEKFVSDRVWMGDQKEVDLGIMVDTPITIPRGQRKNLQANFELDKQLTAPLQKGEVVGKLFLQLDGEDIAQYPLVTLQEVKEGGMLDKLMDYVKLQFVD